Proteins from a single region of Haloplanus sp. GDY1:
- a CDS encoding transcription initiation factor IIB yields MSQARDTECPECSGRLNAEGTETVCGRCGLVVDEYRIDHGPEWRSFADDETSPERTGAPLTHSRHDRGLSTDIGRSTRVKGRKRRRLSRMRTQHQRARISTKRERNQVYAFTEIRRLVGALSLPRHVRESACSLFRTAQEADLLRGRSLEGFASAVVYATCRVCSVSRTVEEVVDAAKASEEEHRAAYRALNRDLDVATGPIHPAEYVPRYASELDVDESVRRAAEDHARRLRESGDAAGRNPSGVAAACLYTAAREAGADLTQQAAADVAGVTPVTVRNTYTLLTE; encoded by the coding sequence ATGAGCCAGGCACGCGACACGGAGTGTCCGGAGTGCAGCGGACGACTGAACGCCGAGGGTACCGAGACGGTCTGTGGTCGGTGCGGACTCGTCGTCGACGAGTATCGGATCGATCACGGACCCGAGTGGCGATCCTTCGCGGACGACGAGACGTCACCCGAGCGGACGGGTGCGCCGCTCACCCACTCGCGTCACGACCGTGGGCTCTCGACCGACATCGGCCGGTCGACCCGGGTGAAAGGTCGGAAGCGCCGCCGACTGTCTCGGATGCGGACCCAGCACCAGCGGGCACGGATTTCGACGAAGCGCGAGCGCAACCAGGTGTACGCGTTCACCGAGATTCGGCGACTGGTCGGGGCGCTGTCGCTCCCCCGACACGTCCGCGAGTCGGCGTGTTCGCTGTTCCGGACGGCCCAGGAGGCGGACCTGCTCCGCGGGCGGTCGCTCGAAGGGTTCGCCTCGGCCGTCGTCTACGCCACCTGTCGGGTCTGTTCGGTCTCCCGGACCGTCGAGGAGGTGGTCGACGCCGCGAAGGCGAGCGAGGAGGAACACCGGGCCGCGTACCGGGCGCTCAACCGCGACCTCGACGTCGCGACCGGGCCGATCCACCCGGCCGAGTACGTCCCCCGCTACGCCAGCGAACTCGACGTGGACGAGTCCGTCCGCCGGGCGGCGGAGGACCACGCCCGGCGGCTCCGCGAGTCCGGCGACGCCGCGGGCCGGAACCCCAGCGGCGTCGCCGCGGCGTGTCTCTACACCGCCGCCCGCGAGGCCGGCGCCGACCTCACTCAGCAGGCCGCGGCGGACGTTGCCGGCGTCACGCCCGTCACCGTGCGCAACACCTACACGCTGCTGACGGAGTAG
- a CDS encoding AAA family ATPase gives MSDGDVGTVALVGATGGAGTTRLTVELGALLAADGRDVALLDAAFATQGLSDYLSGRLDPDLTALLTDRREAPLADGLVDVPIDTDAGRLACCPAAAPFERLARAKSADSAQALESRIATAAETFDHVVVDTPPVAANQSVAAVNAADRVVVVAPATTRGRDAVQRMRGRLDDVGSSVDAAVATRGDLSVADAVFPETAAAVTDAPTCLDERSVAAAVADVASVAVGVDPSSGEDPGLLGSVGEFVSR, from the coding sequence ATGAGCGACGGTGACGTCGGAACGGTAGCGCTGGTCGGCGCGACCGGCGGTGCGGGCACCACGCGACTGACGGTCGAACTCGGCGCGCTCCTCGCGGCCGACGGGCGCGACGTCGCACTACTCGACGCCGCGTTCGCGACGCAGGGGCTCTCCGATTACCTCTCCGGGCGGCTGGATCCGGACCTGACGGCGCTGCTGACCGACCGCCGGGAGGCGCCGCTCGCGGACGGACTGGTCGACGTTCCGATCGATACCGACGCCGGCCGGCTGGCCTGCTGTCCCGCCGCCGCGCCGTTCGAGCGCCTCGCCCGCGCGAAGTCCGCCGACTCGGCGCAGGCCCTCGAATCCCGCATCGCCACGGCGGCCGAGACGTTCGATCACGTCGTCGTCGACACGCCGCCCGTGGCCGCGAACCAGTCGGTCGCGGCGGTGAACGCCGCCGACCGTGTCGTCGTCGTCGCCCCGGCGACGACCCGCGGGCGCGACGCCGTCCAGCGGATGCGCGGGCGACTCGACGACGTCGGCTCGTCCGTCGACGCTGCCGTGGCGACCCGCGGCGACCTGTCGGTCGCGGACGCCGTCTTCCCCGAGACGGCGGCGGCCGTGACCGACGCACCGACGTGTCTCGACGAGCGGTCGGTCGCGGCCGCCGTCGCCGACGTCGCCAGCGTCGCCGTCGGCGTCGACCCGTCCTCCGGGGAAGACCCCGGACTGCTCGGGTCGGTCGGCGAGTTCGTCTCGCGGTAG
- a CDS encoding peroxidase family protein gives MERHHGSLEHRGLNEAATTRSGRVRSHRFANRFAHLDPYVRDDAFLDALGEYEVDGDELVGPMLGEPGARADADVPSGVAFFGQFVDHEITFDPTSALERRNDPEALRNFRTPALDLDSMYGAGSEVRPFLYDDDDPHEAKLLTGPAAGASPADESATRAARFGATDLQRNGQGSALIVDPRNDENLVISQLLLTFLKFHNRVVDYVRSGDGHDLIEDEEDAFGAAQRLVRWHYQWLVLHEFLPRVCDNTVLDDVRAHGRRFFLDPDDPVAIPVEFAVAAYRYGHSQIRDAYTVNRDSGDVQFFPGPAPEKTLKMAAGTEGPDLPPGVMEAETDDHLDGFRPVPDRLVVEWPYFFDHGAETDESPQPAARIDAELPPALHLLPFVDEEPASLAARNLRRGKALGLPSGQALARAMDVDPLSNDDLPLGSGRSFGDYLTDVHRGADTEAPAWLYVLAEADRQNDGHRLGAVGSRIVGEVIRGLVDADERPFVDETPDWRPVLPRAVTEVPDDEPERAAPYRFGDLLRFATGPAPDGLTIHEVDADGTGSAPDTPAGDPTNGEAVILEHAGSGDLPVDGYVVDFEEQTGTITGEGLEPLPDLRPGERLVVYTGEGPEGDPGVRTVAFDRDAAAIDDDGETVTVRTPTGEVSAFAEG, from the coding sequence ATGGAGAGGCACCACGGGAGTCTGGAACACCGCGGACTGAACGAGGCGGCGACGACGAGGAGCGGGCGGGTCAGGAGCCACCGGTTCGCGAACCGGTTCGCACACCTCGACCCGTACGTCCGGGACGACGCGTTCCTGGACGCGCTGGGCGAGTACGAGGTCGACGGGGACGAACTCGTCGGGCCGATGCTCGGGGAGCCGGGGGCGAGGGCGGACGCCGACGTGCCCTCGGGAGTGGCCTTCTTCGGCCAGTTCGTCGACCACGAGATCACGTTCGATCCCACGTCGGCGCTGGAGCGTCGGAACGATCCGGAGGCGCTTCGGAACTTTCGGACGCCGGCGCTGGATCTGGATTCGATGTACGGCGCCGGGTCGGAAGTGCGGCCCTTCCTCTACGACGACGACGACCCCCACGAGGCCAAACTCCTCACCGGGCCGGCGGCGGGCGCGTCCCCGGCCGACGAGTCGGCGACGCGGGCGGCGCGGTTCGGGGCCACGGACCTCCAGCGAAACGGGCAGGGGAGCGCGCTCATCGTCGACCCGCGCAACGACGAGAACCTGGTCATCTCGCAGTTGCTGTTGACGTTCCTGAAGTTCCACAACCGCGTCGTCGACTACGTCCGCTCGGGCGACGGGCACGACCTGATCGAGGACGAGGAGGACGCCTTCGGGGCGGCCCAGCGCCTCGTCCGCTGGCACTACCAGTGGCTCGTGCTCCACGAGTTCCTCCCGCGGGTGTGTGACAACACGGTCCTCGACGACGTCCGCGCCCACGGCCGTCGGTTCTTCCTCGACCCGGACGATCCCGTGGCGATCCCCGTGGAGTTCGCCGTCGCGGCCTACCGCTACGGCCACAGTCAGATCCGCGACGCCTACACGGTCAACCGCGACTCGGGGGACGTGCAGTTCTTCCCGGGACCGGCGCCGGAGAAGACGCTGAAGATGGCGGCGGGGACGGAGGGGCCGGACCTCCCGCCGGGGGTGATGGAGGCGGAGACGGACGACCACCTCGACGGGTTCCGGCCCGTGCCGGACCGCCTCGTCGTCGAGTGGCCGTACTTCTTCGACCACGGAGCCGAGACCGACGAGTCGCCCCAGCCCGCGGCGAGAATCGACGCGGAGTTGCCGCCGGCGCTGCACCTGCTCCCGTTCGTCGACGAGGAGCCGGCGTCGCTGGCGGCCCGGAACCTCCGGCGCGGGAAGGCGCTCGGCCTGCCGTCCGGGCAGGCGCTGGCGCGGGCGATGGACGTCGACCCCCTCTCCAACGACGACCTGCCCCTGGGGAGCGGCCGGTCGTTCGGCGACTACCTGACCGACGTCCACCGCGGCGCCGACACCGAGGCGCCGGCGTGGCTGTACGTCCTCGCGGAGGCCGACCGGCAGAACGACGGTCACCGGCTTGGCGCGGTCGGCAGCCGTATCGTCGGCGAGGTGATCCGCGGACTGGTCGACGCCGACGAGCGGCCGTTCGTCGACGAGACGCCGGACTGGCGGCCGGTCCTCCCGCGAGCGGTGACCGAGGTTCCGGACGACGAACCGGAGCGGGCGGCGCCGTACCGGTTCGGCGACCTCCTGCGGTTCGCCACGGGACCGGCGCCGGACGGGCTGACGATCCACGAGGTGGACGCCGACGGCACCGGGTCGGCGCCGGACACGCCGGCCGGCGACCCGACGAACGGCGAGGCGGTGATCCTCGAACACGCGGGGAGCGGGGACCTGCCCGTCGACGGCTACGTGGTCGACTTCGAGGAGCAGACCGGGACGATAACGGGCGAGGGGCTGGAGCCGCTGCCGGACCTCCGCCCCGGCGAACGGCTCGTCGTCTACACGGGCGAGGGGCCGGAGGGCGACCCCGGCGTGCGGACGGTCGCGTTCGACCGGGACGCGGCCGCCATCGACGACGACGGCGAGACCGTCACCGTCCGGACGCCGACGGGCGAGGTGAGCGCGTTCGCTGAGGGGTAA
- a CDS encoding peroxiredoxin, whose product MLDPGDPVPDVSAPNQHGESVTPDFSEPTVVFFYPEDFTKGCTVEASEFQESLSAFGELGVTVYGVSMDDVERHAEFAAAEGLAFDLLADPEGEVAEAFGVSTDLGYADRRTVLIADGEVRATYAPDPGGHASEVLDDARSEFGGE is encoded by the coding sequence ATGCTCGACCCCGGCGATCCGGTCCCGGACGTCTCGGCGCCCAACCAGCACGGCGAGTCGGTGACACCCGACTTCTCGGAGCCGACGGTCGTCTTCTTCTACCCCGAGGACTTCACCAAGGGGTGTACCGTCGAGGCATCCGAGTTCCAGGAGTCGCTGTCGGCGTTCGGCGAACTCGGCGTGACGGTCTACGGCGTCTCGATGGACGACGTCGAGCGCCACGCCGAGTTCGCGGCGGCGGAGGGACTGGCGTTCGACCTGCTCGCCGACCCCGAGGGCGAGGTGGCCGAGGCCTTCGGCGTCTCGACGGACCTGGGCTACGCCGACCGGCGGACCGTCCTGATCGCGGACGGCGAGGTCCGGGCGACCTACGCTCCCGATCCGGGCGGGCACGCCAGCGAGGTACTCGACGACGCCCGCAGCGAGTTCGGCGGCGAGTAG
- a CDS encoding chromosome partitioning protein ParA: MIVAVAGGKGGVGKTTTAYNLGAALDAAVVDADLGMADLPRDGGPDLHDVLAGRAAASEAVRGGAVSLLPCGRSLAGARAADVGDLAEVLRTVERETGGVVVDCPAGLRADVGVPLAVADACVLVASPRRFALADVVRTRELARELDAGAVGVVLNRTTGADDPPEDALRRVLGAPVSTVPADPRVGRSVDEERPVVSAAPESAAADAFRSLGGAVRSCERV, from the coding sequence GTGATCGTCGCCGTCGCGGGGGGGAAAGGCGGCGTCGGGAAGACGACGACAGCCTACAACCTCGGGGCCGCCCTCGACGCCGCCGTCGTGGACGCAGACCTCGGGATGGCCGACCTGCCCCGGGATGGGGGGCCGGACCTCCACGACGTCCTCGCCGGGCGAGCGGCGGCGTCGGAGGCCGTCCGCGGGGGCGCCGTGTCGCTGCTGCCCTGTGGCCGGTCGCTGGCCGGCGCCCGCGCCGCGGACGTCGGCGACCTCGCGGAGGTACTGCGGACGGTGGAGCGGGAGACGGGCGGCGTGGTGGTGGACTGCCCGGCCGGCCTGCGCGCCGACGTGGGCGTCCCGCTGGCCGTCGCGGACGCCTGCGTCCTCGTGGCGTCGCCCCGGCGGTTCGCCCTGGCCGACGTCGTCCGGACGCGCGAACTGGCGCGCGAACTCGACGCCGGAGCCGTCGGCGTCGTCCTGAACCGGACGACCGGGGCCGACGATCCGCCGGAGGACGCGCTCCGACGGGTTCTCGGGGCACCCGTCTCGACGGTGCCGGCCGACCCGCGCGTCGGGCGGTCGGTCGACGAGGAACGGCCGGTGGTGTCGGCGGCGCCGGAGTCGGCCGCCGCCGACGCGTTCCGGTCGCTCGGCGGCGCGGTTCGTTCCTGCGAGCGCGTCTGA